The following coding sequences lie in one Steroidobacter denitrificans genomic window:
- the ruvA gene encoding Holliday junction branch migration protein RuvA, translating to MIGFLRGRLGAKHPPQLLIDVGGVGYELEAPMSTFYTLPATGSEVSLFTHLVVREDAHMLYGFGSERERRLFRELLKVSGVGPRLALTLLSGMSVESFLMCIEMQDADALVRTPGVGRKTAERLLIEMRDRVKGFGEFASGALRSGAPEAPAAAQAEAYSALVALGYKPAEVLRLLKTVEPSVQTTEEIIRHALQAAAAR from the coding sequence ATGATCGGCTTTCTGCGCGGGCGGCTGGGCGCCAAGCATCCGCCGCAGTTGCTCATCGACGTCGGCGGCGTGGGCTACGAACTGGAAGCGCCCATGTCCACCTTCTATACGCTGCCTGCGACGGGCAGCGAGGTCAGCCTGTTCACTCATCTGGTCGTGCGCGAGGATGCGCACATGCTGTATGGATTCGGCAGTGAGCGCGAGCGCCGACTGTTCCGGGAGTTGCTGAAGGTGTCGGGCGTCGGTCCCCGACTGGCATTGACCTTGTTATCGGGGATGAGCGTCGAGAGCTTTCTGATGTGTATCGAGATGCAAGATGCCGATGCGCTGGTGCGCACCCCGGGTGTCGGCCGCAAGACGGCCGAGCGCCTGCTGATCGAGATGCGCGATCGCGTCAAGGGTTTCGGCGAATTTGCCTCCGGTGCGCTGCGGTCCGGCGCGCCGGAGGCACCGGCGGCGGCGCAGGCGGAAGCCTATAGCGCGCTGGTCGCGCTGGGCTACAAGCCGGCCGAGGTGCTGCGGCTGCTGAAGACGGTCGAACCCTCGGTGCAGACGACCGAAGAAATCATCCGGCACGCGCTGCAAGCGGCCGCCGCGCGGTGA
- the ruvC gene encoding crossover junction endodeoxyribonuclease RuvC: MPGCARILGLDPGSLRTGYAIVQIEHHQAAYLAAGVIRTQGSCLAERLREIFTGVAQLAREHHPDEVAIERVFMHRNADSALKLGQARGAALSATFELRPKVFEYAPREVKLAVVGTGAAQKAQVELMVRRLLSLTAPLAEDAADALAIALCHAHSRRLLGLASVAAGASS, from the coding sequence CTGCCGGGATGCGCGCGTATCCTGGGCCTGGATCCCGGTTCGCTGCGTACCGGCTACGCGATCGTGCAAATCGAGCATCACCAGGCGGCCTACCTTGCCGCCGGCGTCATCCGTACCCAGGGAAGCTGCCTGGCCGAACGCTTGCGGGAAATCTTTACCGGGGTCGCACAGCTGGCCCGGGAACACCATCCGGATGAAGTGGCGATCGAGCGGGTATTCATGCATCGAAATGCCGACAGCGCCCTGAAGCTGGGGCAGGCGCGCGGGGCGGCGCTCAGCGCGACCTTCGAGCTGCGCCCGAAGGTCTTCGAATATGCGCCGCGCGAGGTGAAGCTGGCGGTCGTGGGGACCGGAGCCGCACAGAAGGCACAGGTCGAACTGATGGTCAGGCGGCTGCTGAGCCTTACGGCGCCGCTCGCCGAGGATGCCGCCGATGCGCTGGCCATCGCCTTGTGTCACGCGCATTCGCGCCGGTTGTTGGGGCTGGCTTCGGTCGCCGCAGGAGCGTCGTCATGA
- a CDS encoding RelA/SpoT family protein, translating into MSVHETSEPASLAMPETPRPSSIRNDPPEAGIVAQRSGLENVPAQVRRWLAGLTLTPDGDGVRERVLSILAIVAPLTNDLDILTGTALYVLLASRALPAPQAVQAAEPAASRIATELQRMGSLDIALGIAPPVKAAVTSTGQEQITAGKAAGGNAVRTGPAGMSESLSRQQAEALRKMLLAIVTDPRLVLIRLAMQLYQLRMAKDASEAERRRLAHETRHIYAPLANRLGVWQLKWELEDWSFRYLDPENYKRVAGWLAAKRTDREHYIDEVVARIRTELERAHIKAEVAGRPKHIYSIWRKMQRKTLAFDQLYDLRALRVIVDTVADCYAALGIVHGLWPYIPGEFDDYIATPKDNLYRSLHTAVIGPGKLPMEIQIRTREMHEHAELGVAAHWRYKEGGRANPAYEQKIVWLRQILEPGERDQESETDFLERVRSEVFEDRVYTLSPRGEVIDLPRGATPLDFAYLVHTDLGHRCRGAKVNGRMVPLTHPLSNGDQVEIITGKQLSPSRDWLVPSLGYLVSPRNRSKVRSWFRKLDEDQNRQQGKLILERELQRLAIHSVTLPELIGEFNVANAEQLYLAIGQGEINVAQITGAIQRRAKPQELPSAVPRHPIALPKQTDGIMIEGIGDLLSSVARCCAPVPPEPIGGYITLGRGVSIHRDNCTNFRRMANEHPERIIAVEWGAAGERSFAVDVHVRAFDRRGLVRDISAVLADSRVNIHSMNTVTRERDGIADINLRITVRDLEELSQLLARVQAVPNVLSARRKAS; encoded by the coding sequence ATGTCCGTTCACGAAACTTCCGAACCAGCAAGTCTTGCGATGCCGGAAACGCCGCGACCGTCATCGATTCGGAACGACCCGCCCGAGGCAGGTATCGTTGCGCAACGGTCCGGCCTGGAAAATGTCCCGGCACAGGTGCGCCGTTGGCTGGCCGGCCTGACACTGACGCCGGATGGCGACGGGGTGCGCGAGCGCGTGCTTTCGATCCTCGCGATCGTGGCGCCCTTGACGAACGACCTCGATATTCTGACGGGTACCGCCCTGTATGTGCTGCTGGCATCGCGGGCACTGCCCGCGCCGCAGGCCGTGCAGGCCGCGGAACCCGCCGCCAGCCGCATCGCCACCGAGCTGCAAAGAATGGGCTCGCTCGACATCGCACTCGGCATTGCTCCCCCAGTGAAGGCCGCTGTGACATCGACCGGGCAGGAGCAGATCACGGCAGGAAAAGCCGCGGGCGGGAATGCCGTGCGCACCGGTCCGGCCGGTATGTCCGAATCGCTGTCGCGGCAACAGGCCGAAGCGCTGCGCAAAATGCTGCTCGCCATCGTTACCGATCCGCGTCTGGTATTGATCAGGCTGGCCATGCAGCTGTATCAGCTGCGCATGGCCAAGGATGCCTCCGAGGCTGAACGCCGACGCCTCGCGCATGAGACACGCCACATCTATGCGCCGCTCGCCAATCGCCTGGGCGTGTGGCAGCTGAAATGGGAACTCGAGGATTGGAGCTTCCGCTATCTCGACCCGGAGAACTACAAACGTGTCGCCGGATGGCTGGCCGCCAAGCGCACCGATCGAGAACACTACATCGATGAAGTGGTCGCGCGAATCCGTACCGAGCTGGAGCGGGCCCACATCAAGGCCGAGGTGGCCGGTCGTCCAAAGCATATCTACAGCATCTGGCGCAAGATGCAGCGCAAGACTCTGGCCTTCGATCAGCTCTATGATCTTCGCGCCCTGCGCGTGATCGTCGATACGGTAGCGGACTGCTATGCCGCATTGGGCATCGTGCATGGGCTGTGGCCCTATATTCCGGGTGAATTCGACGATTACATCGCCACCCCGAAAGATAATTTGTATCGCTCGCTGCACACGGCCGTGATCGGCCCCGGCAAGCTGCCGATGGAAATTCAGATCCGCACGCGCGAGATGCATGAGCATGCCGAGTTGGGAGTCGCCGCGCACTGGCGCTACAAGGAAGGCGGACGAGCCAATCCGGCGTACGAACAAAAAATCGTCTGGCTGCGCCAGATCCTCGAGCCCGGCGAGCGAGACCAGGAGAGTGAAACCGACTTCCTGGAGCGCGTACGCTCGGAGGTGTTCGAGGACCGCGTCTATACGCTTTCGCCGCGCGGCGAAGTCATCGATCTGCCGCGCGGTGCCACACCGCTGGACTTTGCCTACCTGGTGCATACCGATCTGGGGCATCGCTGCCGAGGTGCCAAGGTAAACGGCCGCATGGTGCCCCTGACCCATCCCTTGTCGAACGGCGATCAGGTCGAGATCATCACCGGCAAGCAGCTCAGCCCCAGCCGCGACTGGCTGGTGCCCTCCCTGGGCTACCTGGTCTCCCCGCGCAATCGCAGCAAGGTGCGCAGCTGGTTTCGCAAGCTCGACGAAGACCAGAACCGGCAGCAAGGCAAGCTCATCCTGGAACGCGAACTGCAGCGCCTGGCAATACACAGCGTCACGCTGCCGGAGTTGATCGGCGAATTCAACGTTGCGAATGCCGAGCAGCTGTACCTGGCCATCGGACAGGGTGAAATCAATGTGGCGCAGATCACCGGGGCGATTCAGCGCCGCGCCAAGCCACAGGAACTACCCTCGGCCGTACCACGGCACCCCATCGCCCTGCCCAAACAGACCGACGGCATCATGATCGAGGGCATCGGCGACCTGCTGTCCAGCGTTGCGCGTTGCTGTGCGCCCGTGCCGCCGGAACCAATCGGCGGCTACATCACGCTCGGGCGCGGCGTGAGCATCCATCGCGATAACTGCACCAACTTCCGACGCATGGCGAACGAACATCCCGAGCGCATCATCGCAGTGGAATGGGGCGCCGCAGGCGAGCGCTCTTTCGCAGTCGACGTGCACGTTCGCGCCTTCGATCGCCGCGGACTGGTGCGCGACATCAGCGCCGTGCTGGCCGACTCGCGCGTGAACATCCATTCGATGAACACCGTCACCCGCGAACGCGACGGCATCGCCGATATCAATTTGCGCATCACCGTGCGGGATCTGGAGGAACTATCGCAACTGCTGGCACGCGTGCAGGCTGTGCCGAACGTGCTAAGCGCGCGCCGCAAGGCTTCGTAG
- the lpdA gene encoding dihydrolipoyl dehydrogenase: protein MSEYDVIVIGGGPAGYPCAIRAGQHKLKVACIDEWRNKDGSYAFGGTCLNAGCIPSKVMLESSELVHRAQHEFAVHGIKVGKIDVDLAAMQKRRAQIVKQSTLGIAALLKGAGVTALQGHGKLLSGNRVEFTGKDGKQEILSARHVVLAAGSQPTPLKSLPFDGKRIVDSWGALEFDQVPVRLGVIGAGVIGLELGSVWRRLGSEVVVLEALDSFLPMTDGAVSKEALKHFKKLGLDIRLGAKVGGAQQSAQGITLQYTDAKGEQSVIVDKVVVAIGRRPYSQDLFEEGSGVRLDERGCVEVDDECRTGAPGIWAVGDLVRGPMLAHKGKEEGVMVADLIAGKVAEVNYKTIPSVIYSTPEIAWVGRTEEEVKRSGRPYKVGSFPFMASGRARAMEAGVGFCKLISARDDDEILGVHIIGPMAGELIAEAVLALEYSASTEDLQRTMHAHPTLSEALHEAALSADKIAIDFPNR from the coding sequence ATGTCCGAATATGACGTCATCGTGATCGGCGGCGGTCCCGCCGGATATCCCTGCGCCATTCGCGCCGGCCAGCACAAGCTGAAAGTGGCTTGTATCGATGAATGGCGCAACAAGGATGGTTCGTATGCGTTCGGCGGAACCTGTTTGAACGCCGGCTGTATTCCCTCCAAGGTGATGCTGGAGTCCTCGGAACTGGTGCATCGGGCGCAGCACGAATTCGCGGTCCATGGCATCAAGGTGGGCAAGATCGATGTGGATCTGGCCGCCATGCAGAAGCGGCGTGCGCAGATCGTCAAGCAGTCGACCTTGGGTATTGCCGCCTTGCTGAAAGGCGCGGGCGTCACGGCGCTGCAAGGCCATGGTAAGTTATTGAGCGGCAATCGCGTGGAGTTCACCGGCAAGGACGGCAAGCAGGAAATCTTGAGTGCCAGGCATGTCGTACTGGCTGCGGGATCGCAGCCTACGCCGCTGAAGAGCCTGCCGTTCGACGGCAAGCGGATCGTGGATTCCTGGGGAGCGCTGGAGTTCGACCAGGTGCCGGTACGCCTGGGCGTCATCGGCGCGGGCGTCATCGGCCTGGAACTGGGCAGCGTATGGCGGCGCCTGGGTTCGGAAGTGGTCGTGCTGGAGGCGCTGGACAGCTTTCTGCCGATGACGGACGGTGCGGTGTCCAAGGAGGCGCTCAAGCATTTCAAGAAGCTTGGCCTGGATATCCGCCTCGGTGCCAAGGTCGGCGGCGCACAGCAATCGGCACAGGGCATAACGCTGCAGTACACCGACGCCAAGGGCGAACAAAGCGTCATTGTGGACAAGGTCGTCGTGGCCATCGGCCGGCGTCCTTACTCGCAGGATCTGTTCGAGGAAGGCAGCGGCGTGCGGCTGGATGAACGCGGCTGCGTCGAGGTCGATGACGAGTGCCGCACCGGCGCGCCGGGTATCTGGGCCGTCGGTGACCTGGTGCGCGGGCCCATGCTGGCGCACAAGGGCAAGGAAGAAGGCGTGATGGTCGCCGATTTGATCGCCGGCAAGGTGGCCGAAGTGAATTACAAGACCATCCCATCGGTCATCTATTCCACGCCGGAAATCGCCTGGGTCGGTCGGACGGAGGAGGAGGTCAAGCGCAGCGGCCGCCCTTACAAGGTCGGGTCCTTCCCTTTCATGGCCAGCGGCCGTGCGCGGGCGATGGAGGCGGGAGTGGGCTTTTGTAAGCTCATTTCGGCCCGGGACGACGATGAGATCCTGGGCGTGCACATCATCGGTCCCATGGCCGGCGAGTTGATCGCCGAGGCGGTGCTGGCATTGGAGTACTCGGCGAGCACCGAGGATCTGCAGCGTACGATGCACGCGCATCCGACCTTATCGGAAGCTCTGCATGAAGCGGCGCTCAGCGCCGACAAGATCGCAATCGATTTTCCCAATCGATAG
- the odhB gene encoding 2-oxoglutarate dehydrogenase complex dihydrolipoyllysine-residue succinyltransferase encodes MSTEVRVPQLPESVTDATLIAWHKLPGEAVGRDENLVDLETDKVVLEVPSPVAGVIKEFKVENGAIVTSGQLLAIIEAGAAGETGASGEPAATKTAAAPKMTAGETPAAAVAKLAPAAKRMVQEHGLDAEQIAGSGRDGRISKSDVMQHLANKPAVVPGVSSPTSPASAPAPAVQLPLGGARGEQRVPMTRMRARIAERLVQAQSTAAMLTTFNEIDLTAVNALRSRYKDKFENTHGVKLGFMSFFVKACIEALRRFPAVNASIDGNDIVYHEYYDIGVAVSTDRGLVVPVMRNAESLSFAQIETAVGTFAQKARSGSITLEELTGGTFTLTNGGVFGSLLSTPILNPPQVAILGMHKIQERPVVINGKVKVRPMMYLALTYDHRIVDGRESVQFLVAVKEALEDPARLLLQM; translated from the coding sequence ATGAGCACTGAAGTCAGAGTTCCGCAACTGCCAGAATCCGTCACCGATGCAACGCTGATCGCCTGGCACAAGCTGCCGGGGGAAGCGGTCGGCCGCGATGAAAATCTGGTCGATCTCGAAACCGACAAGGTCGTGCTGGAGGTGCCCTCGCCCGTGGCGGGCGTGATCAAGGAGTTCAAGGTGGAGAACGGCGCCATCGTCACCAGCGGCCAGCTACTGGCCATCATCGAGGCAGGCGCGGCCGGCGAGACGGGTGCGAGCGGTGAACCGGCGGCGACCAAGACGGCGGCCGCACCGAAGATGACCGCCGGGGAAACTCCTGCGGCAGCCGTGGCGAAGCTGGCCCCGGCAGCGAAACGCATGGTTCAGGAACATGGCCTGGATGCGGAGCAGATCGCCGGCAGCGGCCGCGACGGCCGCATCAGCAAAAGCGATGTGATGCAGCACTTGGCGAACAAGCCTGCCGTGGTGCCGGGGGTGAGCAGCCCGACATCACCGGCCAGTGCCCCGGCCCCGGCCGTACAGTTGCCGCTCGGCGGCGCGCGCGGCGAGCAGCGTGTGCCGATGACCCGCATGCGGGCCCGCATCGCCGAGCGCCTGGTCCAGGCGCAGTCCACCGCAGCCATGCTGACCACGTTCAACGAGATCGACCTCACGGCCGTGAATGCACTCCGGTCCCGGTACAAGGACAAGTTCGAGAACACTCATGGCGTGAAGCTGGGCTTCATGTCGTTTTTCGTGAAGGCCTGCATCGAGGCGCTGCGGCGCTTCCCGGCTGTGAATGCATCGATCGACGGCAACGATATCGTGTATCACGAGTACTATGACATCGGCGTGGCGGTCTCCACCGATCGCGGCCTGGTGGTGCCGGTGATGCGCAATGCGGAAAGCCTGAGTTTTGCGCAGATCGAGACGGCGGTCGGAACCTTTGCACAAAAGGCGCGCAGCGGCTCGATTACCCTGGAAGAGCTGACCGGCGGCACCTTCACGCTCACCAACGGCGGCGTGTTCGGATCGCTATTGTCGACGCCGATCCTGAATCCGCCGCAGGTGGCGATCCTGGGGATGCACAAGATCCAGGAGCGTCCGGTGGTGATCAACGGCAAGGTCAAGGTCCGGCCGATGATGTATCTGGCGCTGACTTACGACCATCGTATCGTCGATGGCCGCGAATCGGTGCAGTTCCTGGTGGCGGTCAAGGAAGCATTGGAAGATCCGGCCCGGCTGTTGCTGCAAATGTAA
- a CDS encoding 2-oxoglutarate dehydrogenase E1 component, with translation MSDSLRALLASTPLGAGNAPYVESLYERYLLDPGSVEPSWRDYFGSLNGAGSAGATGSEARVDIAHGPIREALARRTRSGALPTGAAPFGDASAKQGAVSRLVQVYANRGHLIANIDPLGLTNRPVPQVLELDHFGLSEADMATEFYTGSRTEAIVPRMALRDIVAQLKHIYCGPIGAEFAHVSSSKERLWLQDQFQQRRIRGGLSTEERRTCLRHLTAAEGLERYLATRYPAQKRFSLEGGDALIPLLDDLIQEGGQRSIEEIVIGMAHRGRLNVLVNVLGKSPQQLFSEFEGHYDVNHMQGSGDVKYHKGFSTDIQTPAGNVHVALAFNPSHLEVVNTVVQGSVRARQQRRNDAAGVKVMPILIHGDAAFAGQGVVMETLQMSQARGFYTGGTVHVIINNQVGFTISDPRDARSTLYCSDVAKMIEAPIFHVNGDDVEAVLLVTRLALDYRMTFRKDVVIDLVCYRRLGHNEADEPAATQPVMYRTIRQQHTPRQIYADKLVGENVVTMAEADAMVERYRRDMDEGVSQAKHSLGLIGNQHTADWSKYHDVDLDEVVPTGVRIEQLRELAGKLISFPSNFTLHRQVARVVQDREKMTAGQLPLDWGFAETLAYATLLTEGFEVRLTGQDSGRGTFFHRHAVWHDQTSGATYVPLENLMAGQPRFTVIDSLLSEEAVMGFEYGFSTTEPNCLTLWEGQFGDFANGAQVIIDQFISSGEAKWGRLCGLTLLLPHGYEGQGPEHSSARLERFLQLCAEQNMQVCVPSTPAQMFHMLRRQMKHGFRKPLIVMTPKSLLRHKLSVSSLEDLTHGSFRDVIDEVDDLQPAKVKRIVFCSGKVYFDLLESRRADALTHCAIVRIEQLYPFPSEQYAAIIRKYSAAREIVWCQEEPQNQGGWYQIRHRLQEPLSPEHTLLYAGRAPAAAPATGIPQLHTRQQRNLVDAALRATRTEASLRQTTRLRPNAKKAASDV, from the coding sequence ATGAGCGACTCTTTGCGAGCTTTGCTCGCCTCTACGCCTCTCGGGGCTGGCAACGCCCCTTATGTCGAATCCCTGTATGAACGGTATCTGCTCGATCCCGGCTCGGTCGAACCGTCCTGGCGCGACTATTTCGGCAGCCTGAACGGCGCCGGATCGGCAGGTGCAACGGGTAGCGAGGCAAGGGTCGATATCGCCCATGGCCCCATCCGTGAGGCTTTGGCGCGGCGCACCCGCTCCGGCGCGCTTCCAACTGGCGCAGCGCCCTTCGGGGATGCCTCGGCGAAGCAGGGTGCGGTGTCCCGTCTGGTACAGGTATACGCCAATCGAGGCCATCTGATCGCGAATATCGATCCGTTGGGTCTGACGAATCGCCCGGTGCCGCAAGTGCTCGAATTGGATCATTTCGGCTTGAGCGAAGCCGACATGGCCACCGAGTTCTACACCGGTAGCCGCACCGAAGCGATTGTTCCGCGCATGGCGCTGCGCGATATCGTGGCGCAGCTGAAGCATATCTATTGCGGCCCCATCGGGGCGGAATTTGCGCACGTATCCAGTTCCAAGGAGCGGCTGTGGCTTCAGGACCAGTTCCAGCAACGGCGTATCCGAGGCGGTCTTTCGACCGAGGAGCGCAGGACCTGTCTGCGTCACTTGACCGCCGCCGAAGGCCTGGAACGCTACCTCGCAACCCGTTATCCGGCGCAGAAGCGTTTTTCCCTGGAAGGCGGCGATGCGCTGATTCCGCTGCTCGATGATTTGATCCAGGAGGGCGGTCAGCGCAGCATCGAGGAAATCGTCATCGGCATGGCTCATCGCGGCCGCTTGAACGTACTCGTCAATGTGCTCGGCAAGTCGCCGCAGCAACTGTTCTCGGAGTTCGAGGGCCACTACGACGTCAACCACATGCAGGGTTCGGGCGACGTCAAATATCACAAGGGTTTCTCCACCGACATCCAGACGCCTGCCGGCAATGTGCATGTGGCGCTTGCCTTCAATCCCTCGCATCTGGAGGTCGTCAATACCGTCGTACAGGGTTCGGTGCGCGCCCGCCAGCAGCGGCGCAACGATGCGGCGGGCGTGAAGGTCATGCCGATACTGATCCACGGCGATGCAGCGTTCGCGGGGCAGGGCGTGGTCATGGAGACGCTGCAGATGTCGCAGGCGCGCGGTTTTTACACCGGCGGCACGGTGCACGTCATCATCAATAACCAGGTCGGCTTCACGATCTCCGATCCGCGCGATGCGCGCTCGACGCTGTACTGCAGCGACGTGGCCAAGATGATCGAGGCGCCGATTTTCCATGTGAACGGCGACGATGTGGAGGCCGTGTTGCTGGTGACGCGCCTGGCGTTGGACTATCGCATGACCTTCCGCAAGGATGTGGTCATCGATCTGGTGTGTTATCGCCGGCTGGGGCACAACGAAGCGGATGAGCCGGCAGCCACCCAGCCTGTGATGTACCGGACGATCCGCCAGCAGCACACGCCGAGGCAGATCTATGCCGACAAACTGGTGGGCGAGAATGTCGTCACGATGGCGGAGGCCGACGCCATGGTGGAGCGCTATCGCCGTGATATGGACGAGGGTGTTTCCCAGGCGAAGCATTCGCTGGGCCTCATCGGCAACCAGCATACCGCCGACTGGTCGAAATACCACGACGTCGATCTAGACGAAGTGGTGCCGACCGGCGTGCGCATCGAACAGCTGCGCGAGCTGGCCGGCAAACTCATCAGTTTCCCCTCGAATTTCACGCTGCACCGGCAGGTGGCGCGGGTGGTGCAGGATCGCGAGAAAATGACCGCCGGCCAGCTGCCGCTGGACTGGGGTTTTGCCGAGACGCTGGCTTACGCCACGCTGCTGACCGAAGGCTTCGAGGTGCGCCTCACGGGCCAGGACAGCGGCCGAGGCACATTCTTTCATCGTCATGCCGTATGGCACGATCAGACCAGCGGCGCAACCTATGTGCCGCTCGAAAACCTGATGGCCGGACAGCCGCGCTTCACGGTCATCGATTCGCTGCTTTCGGAAGAAGCCGTCATGGGCTTCGAATATGGGTTCTCGACCACGGAACCGAACTGCCTGACCTTATGGGAAGGACAATTCGGCGACTTTGCCAATGGCGCCCAGGTCATCATCGATCAGTTCATCAGTTCGGGCGAGGCCAAATGGGGTCGCTTGTGCGGCCTGACGCTATTGCTGCCGCATGGCTATGAAGGCCAGGGGCCGGAACATTCCTCGGCTCGTCTGGAACGCTTTCTGCAATTGTGCGCCGAACAGAACATGCAGGTCTGCGTGCCTTCGACGCCGGCGCAGATGTTTCATATGCTGCGCCGTCAGATGAAGCACGGCTTCCGCAAGCCGCTCATCGTCATGACACCCAAGAGTCTGCTGCGTCATAAGCTGTCGGTGTCCTCACTGGAGGATTTGACGCACGGAAGTTTCCGTGACGTCATCGATGAAGTGGATGACCTCCAGCCCGCAAAGGTCAAGCGCATCGTGTTCTGCTCCGGCAAGGTGTACTTCGATCTGCTGGAATCGCGCCGTGCCGATGCGCTGACTCATTGCGCCATCGTGCGCATCGAGCAATTGTATCCGTTCCCCAGCGAGCAGTATGCGGCCATCATTCGCAAGTATTCGGCGGCGCGAGAGATCGTCTGGTGTCAGGAGGAACCGCAGAATCAGGGCGGTTGGTACCAGATTCGGCACCGTCTGCAGGAACCGTTGTCGCCCGAGCATACGCTGCTGTACGCGGGGCGTGCGCCGGCCGCGGCACCGGCCACGGGTATCCCGCAGTTGCATACCCGCCAGCAGCGCAACCTGGTCGATGCGGCCTTGCGTGCGACTCGCACCGAAGCCTCGCTGCGCCAGACCACCCGCCTGCGCCCCAACGCCAAGAAAGCAGCCTCAGACGTTTAG
- a CDS encoding IclR family transcriptional regulator — protein MTRATGIDSPQPSGEASQDAERISTGKSTGKADRHFVTALSRGLEVLACYRDGVWLLGNQEISERCALPKSTVSRLTYTLTKLGYLHYVKEFGKYRLGTAALALGSAALGRFEVRDLARPLMQELADATGTLVALGTRQRLSMVYVEVCKSNAVLALNLDVGMRLPLATSAIGRGYLSVCSEAERIDLLDQIRELDHAAWPTLKAGIEKSLAICRELGVCGSFGDWQSDVNGIAMGFRPGNGLPPMSINAGAPAFKVSREYLLNDVRPKLMAVVRRIEEGLGQTRG, from the coding sequence ATGACGCGAGCAACGGGTATCGACTCGCCGCAACCGTCCGGCGAGGCATCGCAGGACGCGGAGCGCATATCCACCGGCAAGTCCACCGGCAAGGCGGATCGGCATTTCGTCACTGCGCTGTCGCGCGGCCTGGAGGTGCTGGCCTGCTATCGAGATGGTGTCTGGCTGTTGGGCAACCAGGAAATCTCGGAGCGCTGTGCGTTGCCGAAATCGACGGTGTCGCGGCTGACCTATACGCTGACAAAGCTCGGCTATTTGCACTATGTAAAGGAGTTCGGCAAGTATCGCCTGGGCACGGCGGCTTTGGCGCTAGGCAGCGCCGCGTTGGGAAGATTCGAAGTACGCGACCTGGCGCGTCCGCTGATGCAGGAGCTCGCGGATGCCACGGGTACGCTGGTCGCGCTCGGTACGCGTCAGCGCCTGAGCATGGTGTATGTGGAGGTCTGCAAGAGCAATGCGGTGCTGGCGTTGAATCTGGATGTCGGCATGCGCTTGCCGCTGGCGACCTCGGCCATCGGCCGGGGTTACCTGTCGGTGTGCAGCGAGGCGGAACGCATCGATCTGCTGGACCAGATCAGGGAACTGGATCATGCGGCCTGGCCGACGCTCAAGGCGGGCATCGAGAAGTCGCTGGCGATCTGCCGGGAACTGGGCGTATGCGGCTCCTTCGGTGATTGGCAAAGCGACGTCAATGGCATCGCAATGGGCTTCAGGCCGGGCAATGGCCTGCCGCCGATGTCCATCAACGCCGGTGCACCGGCGTTCAAGGTGTCCAGGGAATATTTGCTGAACGACGTACGTCCGAAGTTGATGGCGGTCGTGCGCCGCATCGAAGAAGGTCTTGGTCAAACGCGCGGCTGA